One window from the genome of Salvelinus fontinalis isolate EN_2023a chromosome 3, ASM2944872v1, whole genome shotgun sequence encodes:
- the LOC129841036 gene encoding probable peptidyl-tRNA hydrolase 2 isoform X3: MESVKLQLTMEPSDQQTGPDSGSQEVNPVYLQQLRELDIPEEAAKQALLHTRNVSAEEAAMYYFNKLENEEGDDDLMFKMVFVVNMDLAMGVGKVAAQVGHAAVGLYQALQEKNSWREMAWKWDHGGAKKVVLQGTNMAHLLELQALAMSLSLPTYLVQDAGRTQVEAGSRTILAIVGEEDMVNNVTGSLKLL; the protein is encoded by the exons CTCCAGCTAACTATGGAGCCCTCCGACCAACAGACAGGCCCAGACTCTGGCTCTCAGGAGGTCAACCCTGTGTACCTACAGCAGCTTCGAGAGCTGGACATCCCAGAGGAGGCTGCCAAGCAG GCACTCTTGCACACCCGAAATGTGTCTGCTGAGGAGGCTGCCATGTACTACTTCAACAAGCTGGAGAATGAG gaaggagacgacgACCTCATGTTCAAGATGGTGTTTGTGGTGAACATGGACCTGGCCATGGGTGTGGGAAAG GTGGCTGCGCAGGTGGGCCATGCGGCCGTAGGGCTTTACCAGGCCCTGCAGGAGAAGAACAGCTGGAGGGAGATGGCCTGGAAGTGGGACCATGGCGG GGCGAAGAAGGTGGTGTTGCAGGGGACCAACATGGCTCACCTTTTGGAGCTGCAGGCCCTGGCAATGAGCCTTAGCCTGCCCACGTATCTGGTCCAGGACGCCGGACGCACCCAG GTGGAAGCTGGCTCACGCACCATCCTGGCCATCGTTGGGGAAGAGGATATGGTGAACAACGTCACTGGAAGTCTGAAGCTGCTCTGA
- the LOC129841036 gene encoding probable peptidyl-tRNA hydrolase 2 isoform X1, with protein MSSTANGCDLRLQLTMEPSDQQTGPDSGSQEVNPVYLQQLRELDIPEEAAKQALLHTRNVSAEEAAMYYFNKLENEEGDDDLMFKMVFVVNMDLAMGVGKVAAQVGHAAVGLYQALQEKNSWREMAWKWDHGGAKKVVLQGTNMAHLLELQALAMSLSLPTYLVQDAGRTQVEAGSRTILAIVGEEDMVNNVTGSLKLL; from the exons CTCCAGCTAACTATGGAGCCCTCCGACCAACAGACAGGCCCAGACTCTGGCTCTCAGGAGGTCAACCCTGTGTACCTACAGCAGCTTCGAGAGCTGGACATCCCAGAGGAGGCTGCCAAGCAG GCACTCTTGCACACCCGAAATGTGTCTGCTGAGGAGGCTGCCATGTACTACTTCAACAAGCTGGAGAATGAG gaaggagacgacgACCTCATGTTCAAGATGGTGTTTGTGGTGAACATGGACCTGGCCATGGGTGTGGGAAAG GTGGCTGCGCAGGTGGGCCATGCGGCCGTAGGGCTTTACCAGGCCCTGCAGGAGAAGAACAGCTGGAGGGAGATGGCCTGGAAGTGGGACCATGGCGG GGCGAAGAAGGTGGTGTTGCAGGGGACCAACATGGCTCACCTTTTGGAGCTGCAGGCCCTGGCAATGAGCCTTAGCCTGCCCACGTATCTGGTCCAGGACGCCGGACGCACCCAG GTGGAAGCTGGCTCACGCACCATCCTGGCCATCGTTGGGGAAGAGGATATGGTGAACAACGTCACTGGAAGTCTGAAGCTGCTCTGA
- the LOC129841036 gene encoding probable peptidyl-tRNA hydrolase 2 isoform X4, whose amino-acid sequence MEPSDQQTGPDSGSQEVNPVYLQQLRELDIPEEAAKQALLHTRNVSAEEAAMYYFNKLENEEGDDDLMFKMVFVVNMDLAMGVGKVAAQVGHAAVGLYQALQEKNSWREMAWKWDHGGAKKVVLQGTNMAHLLELQALAMSLSLPTYLVQDAGRTQVEAGSRTILAIVGEEDMVNNVTGSLKLL is encoded by the exons ATGGAGCCCTCCGACCAACAGACAGGCCCAGACTCTGGCTCTCAGGAGGTCAACCCTGTGTACCTACAGCAGCTTCGAGAGCTGGACATCCCAGAGGAGGCTGCCAAGCAG GCACTCTTGCACACCCGAAATGTGTCTGCTGAGGAGGCTGCCATGTACTACTTCAACAAGCTGGAGAATGAG gaaggagacgacgACCTCATGTTCAAGATGGTGTTTGTGGTGAACATGGACCTGGCCATGGGTGTGGGAAAG GTGGCTGCGCAGGTGGGCCATGCGGCCGTAGGGCTTTACCAGGCCCTGCAGGAGAAGAACAGCTGGAGGGAGATGGCCTGGAAGTGGGACCATGGCGG GGCGAAGAAGGTGGTGTTGCAGGGGACCAACATGGCTCACCTTTTGGAGCTGCAGGCCCTGGCAATGAGCCTTAGCCTGCCCACGTATCTGGTCCAGGACGCCGGACGCACCCAG GTGGAAGCTGGCTCACGCACCATCCTGGCCATCGTTGGGGAAGAGGATATGGTGAACAACGTCACTGGAAGTCTGAAGCTGCTCTGA